From the Labrus mixtus chromosome 17, fLabMix1.1, whole genome shotgun sequence genome, one window contains:
- the slc25a25b gene encoding calcium-binding mitochondrial carrier protein SCaMC-2-B isoform X2: MMHQQGSLMRPLLGDVFCQCCSAETHPGVDPGGGGGGGGGGGGGGHATGDPVDPVDPGQSEHSCDICGGPEQEHRLKVLFQVLDVNGDGGICVNDLTIGLKKLGVHRTEHELMKIVKAGDKDLDGQLDFEEFVHYLRDHEKKLRLVFKSLDKKNDGRIDSQEIMQSLRDLGVNISEEQADKILRSMDKNGTMTINWNEWRDYHLLHPADNIPEIILHWRHATILDVGESLLVPDEFTAEEKKTGMWWRHLVAGGGAGAVSRTCTAPLDRLKVMMQVHASKSNSMRITGGFMQMIREGGMRSLWRGNGINVIKIAPESAIKFMAYEQIKRLIGSNQETLGIAERLVAGSLAGVIAQSSIYPMEVLKTRLALRRTGQYSGIVDCAKHIFKKEGAAAFYKGYVPNMLGIIPYAGIDLAVYETLKNAWLQRFATDSADPGVFVLLACGTTSSTCGQLSSYPLALVRTRMQAQATLEGGPQMSMTGLFKHIVRTEGPMGLYRGLAPNFMKVIPSVSISYVVYEHLKITLGVQSK; the protein is encoded by the exons ATGATGCACCAACAGGGCTCGTTGATGCGCCCCCTTCTCGGTGATGTTTTCTGCCAGTGCTGTTCAGCAGAGACCCACCCCGGCGTGGACCCgggaggcggcggcggcggcggcggcggcggcggcggaggGGGGCACGCCACCGGGGACCCAGTCGACCCCGTTGACCCCGGCCAGTCAGAGCACTCCTGTGACATCTGCGGCGGACCTGAGCAGGAGCACCGGCTCAAGGTGCTGTTCCAGGTCCTAGATGTGAACGGGGACGGAGGCATTTGTGTGAACGACCTGACGATCGGACTGAAGAAATTAGGAGTCCATCGCACTGAACATGAGCTCATG AAAATCGTGAAAGCCGGAGACAAAGACCTGGACGGACAGCTGGACTTTGAGGAGTTTGTTCATTATCTCAGAGACCACGAGAAGAAACTGCGTCTGGTCTTTAAGAGTCTGGACAAAAAGAACGATG GTCGGATTGACTCGCAGGAAATCATGCAGTCTCTGCGCGACCTGGGCGTGAACATCTCAGAGGAGCAGGCGGACAAGATCCTCAGAAG TATGGATAAAAATGGCACGATGACGATCAACTGGAATGAGTGGAGGGATTATCACCTTCTGCATCCAGCAGATAACATTCCTGAGATCATCCTGCACTGGAGACATGCCACG atTTTAGATGTTGGAGAGAGTTTGTTGGTGCCGGATGAGTTCacagcagaggagaagaaaacaggaatGTGGTGGCGACACCTGGTGGCCGGAGGAGGAGCTGGCGCTGTGTCTCGAACCTGCACGGCTCCTCTGGACAGACTCAAAGTGATGATGCAG GTTCACGCCTCCAAGAGCAACAGCATGAGAATCACTGGAGGGTTCATGCAGATGATCAGAGAGGGCGGAATGAGGTCGCTGTGGCGAGGAAACGGCATCAATGTCATCAAAATCGCTCCAGAGTCTGCGATCAAGTTCATGGCATATGAACAG ATTAAACGATTAATCGGCAGTAACCAGGAGACGTTGGGCATCGCGGAGAGGCTGGTGGCCGGCTCTCTGGCCGGAGTGATCGCTCAAAGCAGCATCTACCCCATGGAG GTCCTGAAGACGCGGCTGGCCCTGAGGAGGACGGGTCAGTACTCGGGCATCGTGGATTGTGCCAAACACATCTTCAAGAAGGAGGGCGCGGCCGCTTTCTACAAAGGCTACGTTCCCAATATGCTGGGCATCATCCCGTACGCCGGCATCGACCTCGCCGTCTATGAG ACTCTGAAGAACGCTTGGCTGCAGCGATTCGCCACAGACAGCGCTGATCCCGGCGTGTTCGTGCTCTTGGCGTGTGGTACGACTTCGAGCACGTGTGGACAGCTGTCCAGCTACCCGCTTGCCCTCGTCAGGACACGAATGCAGGCTCAAG CGACCCTTGAAGGCGGCCCTCAGATGAGCATGACAGGCCTCTTCAAACACATAGTCAGGACCGAGGGGCCGATGGGACTCTACCGAGGCCTCGCACCAAACTTCATGAAGGTTATTCCCTCCGTCAGCATCAGCTACGTCGTCTACGAGCACCTCAAGATCACTCTGGGGGTCCAGTCCAAGTGA
- the slc25a25b gene encoding calcium-binding mitochondrial carrier protein SCaMC-2-B isoform X1, translated as MMHQQGSLMRPLLGDVFCQCCSAETHPGVDPGGGGGGGGGGGGGGHATGDPVDPVDPGQSEHSCDICGGPEQEHRLKVLFQVLDVNGDGGICVNDLTIGLKKLGVHRTEHELMKIVKAGDKDLDGQLDFEEFVHYLRDHEKKLRLVFKSLDKKNDGRIDSQEIMQSLRDLGVNISEEQADKILRRIRRGHIWAPILYMDKNGTMTINWNEWRDYHLLHPADNIPEIILHWRHATILDVGESLLVPDEFTAEEKKTGMWWRHLVAGGGAGAVSRTCTAPLDRLKVMMQVHASKSNSMRITGGFMQMIREGGMRSLWRGNGINVIKIAPESAIKFMAYEQIKRLIGSNQETLGIAERLVAGSLAGVIAQSSIYPMEVLKTRLALRRTGQYSGIVDCAKHIFKKEGAAAFYKGYVPNMLGIIPYAGIDLAVYETLKNAWLQRFATDSADPGVFVLLACGTTSSTCGQLSSYPLALVRTRMQAQATLEGGPQMSMTGLFKHIVRTEGPMGLYRGLAPNFMKVIPSVSISYVVYEHLKITLGVQSK; from the exons ATGATGCACCAACAGGGCTCGTTGATGCGCCCCCTTCTCGGTGATGTTTTCTGCCAGTGCTGTTCAGCAGAGACCCACCCCGGCGTGGACCCgggaggcggcggcggcggcggcggcggcggcggcggaggGGGGCACGCCACCGGGGACCCAGTCGACCCCGTTGACCCCGGCCAGTCAGAGCACTCCTGTGACATCTGCGGCGGACCTGAGCAGGAGCACCGGCTCAAGGTGCTGTTCCAGGTCCTAGATGTGAACGGGGACGGAGGCATTTGTGTGAACGACCTGACGATCGGACTGAAGAAATTAGGAGTCCATCGCACTGAACATGAGCTCATG AAAATCGTGAAAGCCGGAGACAAAGACCTGGACGGACAGCTGGACTTTGAGGAGTTTGTTCATTATCTCAGAGACCACGAGAAGAAACTGCGTCTGGTCTTTAAGAGTCTGGACAAAAAGAACGATG GTCGGATTGACTCGCAGGAAATCATGCAGTCTCTGCGCGACCTGGGCGTGAACATCTCAGAGGAGCAGGCGGACAAGATCCTCAGAAG AATAAGGAGGGGTCATATCTGGGCCCCTATCCTGTA TATGGATAAAAATGGCACGATGACGATCAACTGGAATGAGTGGAGGGATTATCACCTTCTGCATCCAGCAGATAACATTCCTGAGATCATCCTGCACTGGAGACATGCCACG atTTTAGATGTTGGAGAGAGTTTGTTGGTGCCGGATGAGTTCacagcagaggagaagaaaacaggaatGTGGTGGCGACACCTGGTGGCCGGAGGAGGAGCTGGCGCTGTGTCTCGAACCTGCACGGCTCCTCTGGACAGACTCAAAGTGATGATGCAG GTTCACGCCTCCAAGAGCAACAGCATGAGAATCACTGGAGGGTTCATGCAGATGATCAGAGAGGGCGGAATGAGGTCGCTGTGGCGAGGAAACGGCATCAATGTCATCAAAATCGCTCCAGAGTCTGCGATCAAGTTCATGGCATATGAACAG ATTAAACGATTAATCGGCAGTAACCAGGAGACGTTGGGCATCGCGGAGAGGCTGGTGGCCGGCTCTCTGGCCGGAGTGATCGCTCAAAGCAGCATCTACCCCATGGAG GTCCTGAAGACGCGGCTGGCCCTGAGGAGGACGGGTCAGTACTCGGGCATCGTGGATTGTGCCAAACACATCTTCAAGAAGGAGGGCGCGGCCGCTTTCTACAAAGGCTACGTTCCCAATATGCTGGGCATCATCCCGTACGCCGGCATCGACCTCGCCGTCTATGAG ACTCTGAAGAACGCTTGGCTGCAGCGATTCGCCACAGACAGCGCTGATCCCGGCGTGTTCGTGCTCTTGGCGTGTGGTACGACTTCGAGCACGTGTGGACAGCTGTCCAGCTACCCGCTTGCCCTCGTCAGGACACGAATGCAGGCTCAAG CGACCCTTGAAGGCGGCCCTCAGATGAGCATGACAGGCCTCTTCAAACACATAGTCAGGACCGAGGGGCCGATGGGACTCTACCGAGGCCTCGCACCAAACTTCATGAAGGTTATTCCCTCCGTCAGCATCAGCTACGTCGTCTACGAGCACCTCAAGATCACTCTGGGGGTCCAGTCCAAGTGA
- the slc25a25b gene encoding calcium-binding mitochondrial carrier protein SCaMC-2-B isoform X3, translated as MLQDMLSSLWGRLFGRTQCDPAETLEEKETEAAENCSDRLAGLNEKTANSSDSQEASRGTPKKTTVLIMVAPPTDLQQKIVKAGDKDLDGQLDFEEFVHYLRDHEKKLRLVFKSLDKKNDGRIDSQEIMQSLRDLGVNISEEQADKILRRIRRGHIWAPILYMDKNGTMTINWNEWRDYHLLHPADNIPEIILHWRHATILDVGESLLVPDEFTAEEKKTGMWWRHLVAGGGAGAVSRTCTAPLDRLKVMMQVHASKSNSMRITGGFMQMIREGGMRSLWRGNGINVIKIAPESAIKFMAYEQIKRLIGSNQETLGIAERLVAGSLAGVIAQSSIYPMEVLKTRLALRRTGQYSGIVDCAKHIFKKEGAAAFYKGYVPNMLGIIPYAGIDLAVYETLKNAWLQRFATDSADPGVFVLLACGTTSSTCGQLSSYPLALVRTRMQAQATLEGGPQMSMTGLFKHIVRTEGPMGLYRGLAPNFMKVIPSVSISYVVYEHLKITLGVQSK; from the exons ATGCTGCAGGACATGCTGAGTTCCCTGTGGGGGAGACTTTTTGGCAGAACACAGTGTGATCCTGCTGAAACTCTGGAGGAAAAGGAGACTGAGGCTGCTGAAAACTGCAGCGATCGGCTCGCTGGTCTGAATGAAAAGACTGCGAACTCCTCTGATAGTCAGGAAGCCAGCAGGGGTACTCCAAAGAAGACCACCGTATTAATTATGGTGGCCCCTCCCACAGATCTTCAACAG AAAATCGTGAAAGCCGGAGACAAAGACCTGGACGGACAGCTGGACTTTGAGGAGTTTGTTCATTATCTCAGAGACCACGAGAAGAAACTGCGTCTGGTCTTTAAGAGTCTGGACAAAAAGAACGATG GTCGGATTGACTCGCAGGAAATCATGCAGTCTCTGCGCGACCTGGGCGTGAACATCTCAGAGGAGCAGGCGGACAAGATCCTCAGAAG AATAAGGAGGGGTCATATCTGGGCCCCTATCCTGTA TATGGATAAAAATGGCACGATGACGATCAACTGGAATGAGTGGAGGGATTATCACCTTCTGCATCCAGCAGATAACATTCCTGAGATCATCCTGCACTGGAGACATGCCACG atTTTAGATGTTGGAGAGAGTTTGTTGGTGCCGGATGAGTTCacagcagaggagaagaaaacaggaatGTGGTGGCGACACCTGGTGGCCGGAGGAGGAGCTGGCGCTGTGTCTCGAACCTGCACGGCTCCTCTGGACAGACTCAAAGTGATGATGCAG GTTCACGCCTCCAAGAGCAACAGCATGAGAATCACTGGAGGGTTCATGCAGATGATCAGAGAGGGCGGAATGAGGTCGCTGTGGCGAGGAAACGGCATCAATGTCATCAAAATCGCTCCAGAGTCTGCGATCAAGTTCATGGCATATGAACAG ATTAAACGATTAATCGGCAGTAACCAGGAGACGTTGGGCATCGCGGAGAGGCTGGTGGCCGGCTCTCTGGCCGGAGTGATCGCTCAAAGCAGCATCTACCCCATGGAG GTCCTGAAGACGCGGCTGGCCCTGAGGAGGACGGGTCAGTACTCGGGCATCGTGGATTGTGCCAAACACATCTTCAAGAAGGAGGGCGCGGCCGCTTTCTACAAAGGCTACGTTCCCAATATGCTGGGCATCATCCCGTACGCCGGCATCGACCTCGCCGTCTATGAG ACTCTGAAGAACGCTTGGCTGCAGCGATTCGCCACAGACAGCGCTGATCCCGGCGTGTTCGTGCTCTTGGCGTGTGGTACGACTTCGAGCACGTGTGGACAGCTGTCCAGCTACCCGCTTGCCCTCGTCAGGACACGAATGCAGGCTCAAG CGACCCTTGAAGGCGGCCCTCAGATGAGCATGACAGGCCTCTTCAAACACATAGTCAGGACCGAGGGGCCGATGGGACTCTACCGAGGCCTCGCACCAAACTTCATGAAGGTTATTCCCTCCGTCAGCATCAGCTACGTCGTCTACGAGCACCTCAAGATCACTCTGGGGGTCCAGTCCAAGTGA
- the naif1 gene encoding nuclear apoptosis-inducing factor 1, with the protein MASAAKKRKMNFSEREVEIIVEEIEKQKHTLVNHFNAGVTHMAKNNAWADILKKVNAVTTCPRELPEVKKKWSDMKTEVRRKVAQARAAIEGNSTDCTPVHVILTAMQQRICNLLGEATIISLPAGDSDAEITLPVSVNAATTVTLTEALPAGPGTVCDDAKSAETTYHTLEDGGVVEYCTTTVGDSTPTVVAAVEAPVEMLASSSASPPPPQGQAKPQELKSRIALNSARLLQEQRVTNVHIRQIAQHLEGQNELLQVMRRSQEAQAFAQERQAQALEGMQAALLALVQMLRPALKDLRKFMQSGTEAAPANSNSSAAATEEQSRPKTPPPAPQQEETQ; encoded by the exons ATGGCATCGGCCGCGAAAAAGCGGAAAATGAATTTCTCGGAGAGAGAGGTGGAAATAATAGTGGAAGAAATAGagaaacaaaagcacacactgGTTAACCACTTCAATGCTGGAGTCACCCACATGGCAAAGAATAACGCGTGGGCGGAcattctgaaaaaggtgaacgCGGTCACCACCTGTCCCAGAGAGCTGCCCgaggtgaagaagaagtggTCCGACATGAAGACGGAGGTCCGGAGGAAAGTGGCCCAGGCTCGGGCTGCCATCGAGGGGAACTCCACTGACTGCACTCCGGTTCACGTCATCCTCACCGCGATGCAGCAGCGGATCTGTAACCTGCTGGGGGAGGCCACCATCATCAGCCTACCTGCAGGAGACTCAGATGCTGAGATCACCCTACCTGTGTCCGTGAACGCCGCCACCACCGTCACTCTGACTGAGG CTCTTCCAGCTGGACCTGGAACAGTTTGTGATGACGCCAAAAGTG CTGAAACTACGTACCACACCCTGGAGGACGGAGGCGTGGTTGAGTACTGCACCACCACTGTGGGCGACTCCACTCCCACCGTTGTGGCGGCCGTCGAGGCTCCTGTGGAGATGCTCGCCTCGTCCTCGGCGTCCCCGCCTCCCCCTCAGGGTCAGGCCAAACCTCAGGAGCTGAAGAGCCGCATCGCCCTGAACTCCGCCCGCCTGCTGCAGGAGCAAAGAGTCACCAACGTCCACATCCGCCAGATCGCCCAGCACCTGGAGGGCCAGAACGAGCTGCTGCAGGTGATGAGGCGCTCGCAGGAGGCCCAGGCGTTCGCCCAGGAGAGGCAGGCCCAGGCTCTGGAGGGGATGCAGGCTGCTCTGCTGGCTCTGGTTCAGATGCTCAGACCGGCTCTCAAAGACCTCCGAAAGTTCATGCAGAGCGGGACTGAAGCCGCGCCTGCGAACTCCAACAGCTCTGCAGCCGCTACAGAGGAGCAGAGCCGGCCTAAAACACCTCCTCCCGCTCCCCAGCAGGAGGAGACacaatga